A single region of the Cucumis melo cultivar AY chromosome 3, USDA_Cmelo_AY_1.0, whole genome shotgun sequence genome encodes:
- the LOC103503076 gene encoding cysteine proteinase inhibitor B: MAKTKLSVMLVAAAVALVVVVEGYGGKVGGRMEIKDVKRNEEVQRLGRFSVEEYNRRMGGGGEVKFTAVVAADRQVVSGTKYYLRILGIQNGERKIFDSVVIVKPWIGSKRLLDFSPSTVFSTPFSYF, translated from the coding sequence ATGGCGAAAACAAAATTGAGTGTTATGCTGGTGGCGGCGGCGGTGGCTTTAGTGGTGGTGGTGGAAGGATACGGGGGAAAGGTCGGAGGAAGGATGGAGATTAAAGACGTGAAGAGGAATGAGGAGGTGCAGCGATTAGGAAGATTCAGCGTGGAGGAGTACAATCGTCGGATGGGAGGCGGCGGAGAGGTGAAATTCACGGCGGTGGTTGCGGCGGATAGGCAAGTGGTGTCGGGAACGAAATACTACTTGAGAATTTTGGGGATTCAAAATGGGGAGAGGAAAATTTTTGATTCGGTTGTGATTGTGAAGCCTTGGATTGGTTCTAAGCGCCTTCTCGACTTTTCTCCTTCCACAGTTTTTAGTACTCCCTTTTCTTAtttttga